DNA from Fusarium verticillioides 7600 chromosome 4, whole genome shotgun sequence:
TGCTACATTCATGAAAGCATCATATGAAGTTGCCCTCAAGTCTCGAGAATATTTCAAGGAGACTCATCGTAAGGTAGGCTATacctttttctcttttaGTGTTCAAAGCTTATAAGATTAGTAGATCCTTGAAGCTGGCCATGGCGGCATACAGCTCGTGCCAATCCCCCACTGCAGCACCGGCTTCATGCTCATGGTGCCTAAGCAGCTCCTCAATGAATATGTCAAACAACCCGAAAATGACATTTCTCTCAAGAGATATACTCTCCAAGCCCTTGTCCCAGACTACACTACCCTCGGCCCTCACATCGTCATTCATCCCGTCTACAGAAATGTTGTCCACAAAGAGCTCTACCAAAAGGTCGCAGATAAAATGCCCATGGTCaatgaggagatgaaggctgctCTCGATGACAATGTCGCCTCAAAGCTCGACTCCAATGGCGTTGTGCAGATAAATATGTGGGACACAGCCAGTGCTATTCTCAGCAGATCTGCCAACCGTATTATCTCAGGTCAGCCTCTGTGTGACAACAAAGAGTACAGAGATGCTACCGCTGAATACGCCGCCACATTCTTTGCGTCAGCGCTGTACGCCCGCTTTATCCCACCATTTCTTCGCCCGTAAGCAGATCCAAGATATTGATTTATTGTCCGCTGTTTTGATAGGATGCTGATGTTCTACAGGCTTCTGCTGCCTTACATGTGCCGCCCGCTGATGCGATGCATTGAGACTGCTGCCAAGCACGCGACGCCCGTGCTGAAGGAGCGCATGGCCATTATTGATGCAgccgaagaaaaagacattGAACCAGATCTACCTGTAAGCTTCAAGATCTACCATTTAACGAATCCACCACTGATACCTCCAGAATGACATGCTGAGCGCCATCATCCTGACAGCAAAAAGGACCCTAGCGCCCATCAGAGTACGAACCAATGGTCATCGTCGCCAGAATGATGGTTCTCAACTTTGTCCAATCATACACTAACCTCGTCACAATGACCAATCTGGTATATGACCTCATCTCACTCCCCGCAGGCGACTACGAAGCCATGATCAGCGACTTGCGTGCCGAGATAAGCCAGGAAATGGCCAAAGGTGATGCATTTTCACATGAATTCTTCCAAAGGCTGACGCTAATGGACTCCCTGATCCGAGAGAGCATTCGCTACAACCCAATCGGTGAGACGGGCATTGAGCGAGCCGTGGGTAAGCAGGGCGGATTCACTTTCTCCAACGGCATCCATGTGCCGCAGGGTGCCATCCTTGCTGCACCCATCAAGGCCTATCAGAGAGATGAGCGGATGTACCCTGGCGGGTTTAATCCCCGACGATCAATGGAAGATCCGGAGCATCCTAAGATGACGGACATTTCACCGGATTTCTTGAATTTTGGACTCGGACGGGGGGCTTGTCCTGGAAGGTTCTTCACCAGTAACTTGCTTAAGCTTACGCTGACGCACCTGCTTATGGATTACGACTTTGAGAGATTGGACAAGAGACCGGAGAATGTTCGGAAGGTTACCATTGACGAGCCATGTGGAAGATTCCTCATTacgctgaagaagaggaatcaTGCTTGAAACGGCATAGATAGATCTCGGCATGTATGTAGAGCAAACTGCAGTCAGAAGTTAGTCTCAATCCAGTCTCGATGCAGAAATGAGTGAAGGGAATGTTAAGTCCGATCGCAAGATGTGACCGAATATGATAAACTAGAGGCCAAATGTCTCACTAAACCAACTCTCGGGCATGCATGAACATCTCAAAGGTTTAGAGGATCAACTCCTCTTCCTTAGTCGAGCATTAGCCCCTACAATGGGGTATTTCCTGATCCTAATTCTACTACCTCTGGAGCTATCCCCCACTTACAATAGTGATACCCCGCATAGATGACCCATGGAGGTTGATCCTTCACCCCGCATATGACAAGGCAGCAGAATAAAAATCTTGGCAGAGAACatcagaagaggatgaatgCAGCGACATATGCATATTGTAATCTAATCCCTCAAACTTCTGATGTTAATGTAGGATCATGCAAGCCAAGTTTCCAAGGTAAAATGGTACTTTTGTAAATTCCCGCTTACTCCTCCCCTATCTACATGACGCAGTGGTAACCAGTGTTGTAACCTAGCAGTTCATGATGAATCCTCCCGGACAAATTCTAACAGGGCATTTGTCACTTCGGCTCGTCTCTCAAGCATGACCCAGTGTcctgcttcatcaagaaccacTTCTTTGTAGCCCTTGCTTGCATATGGTGTGATACCCCTCCCAATTTGATCCGCCCGTGTAACCATATCTCCACCGCCGCAGATACCAAGAACTGGAACTTTGAGCATGCGTTGCTCATCTGTCAGTGGATCCTCGTCCTCTGCTTGGATCCCACGCATGAGGGAACGGTAGTAGTTGAGCAGGCCCTTGATGGTGTCCTTGCGTCTGTTGATCTCGAGCCAGCgggtcttgtcttgttctttgaggAATGGGGGCAGGGGACATGTCTTGTCAGAGGCCAGCCATTCTCGTGTTCCGTTGATCGCTGCAAGGCCTGTTATCCATAGGGCATTGTCGTCGGCGTATGCGAGGTGGAAGAATGACTCTAGCTACAAGAAGTCAGTGAATTAGTTCAACAGGACTGGGCCAGGCACATACATGATCAAGAATAACTCGCTCAGCATCAtatgagttgaagaagtacCAGTAGCCCAACTGCATATACCCAAGCTCTTTCTGACTCCAGACATTCAAtgcatcaatgtcaaagaagaCTCCTGGTGCTGTATAGCCCGCAGACATGAACACCAGCTTGGAAAATCTCTCAGGATGCCAAACAACAACTCTAGACATGACCATAGACCCCCAGTCATGTGAGACACCAATAACTttgtcaatcttctcatgatCTAGCAATCCTATAAAGTGCCCACTGAGACGCTTCAAATTGTAAGATTCAAGGTCAGCGCGCTTGTCGGAATCGCCATAGCCGAGACAGTCTGGGGCAATGACTCCATAGCCTGCATCTGAGAGGTCCTTGAATTGATATCGCCAGTCGTAGCGCGAAGACGGGCAGCCGTGGATGAAGAGAAATGTttctttgttgtctttggctgGGATGTAGTCATAGGCATAAGTATCACCATCACTCGTGGTGAATCGCTTGTCGAAATTGTCCATGACTGAAAAGAAGTAAGCACCAACAACGAAGTTTGCGAGTCAGAGCCAAAACGCCAACTGAACTGTGATTGTTGGAACCGCGCTGTCCGAGCCAAGAGAGCACTGAAAGGCAGAGCTACAGTGGGTCGGCAAAAGTCCCGACACATAGCCAAAAAGGCTCCTTgattttatttattatataataagctataTAAAATAgataaaaaaataaaaaataatataaCTAATATTTAAATAGTTAAATTATAGTACAATAATATTAgaatttatatataataaatatacttatattattaataagttttaaatttatattaagttTTTAAAATAATACTATCTTTTTAAACCTTATTAATTAGATTAATAGATTAATTATAATACTTAAAAActaataattatattatttaaaagcttaaaaatattataaaaCTTAAAGtattttattaaatattttatttaattttataattaagtttataaaagtaaaaaaaagctataattTTCTTAAAATCTTAAATTTTAAGCTTTTtctatatttataaattaaaattaaaatactaaataaaaatattaaatCTCAAATTACGATTTAATAATACTATTTAATAGCTTAAGTTTTATAAAAAAAACttataaataataaaaaacTTTATTTTAAATAGTTAATAAGGGATTATAATAATAACCTTTTTTAAAAgtttttttttaattttaattttaatttttaaaatacttaaaaaatatataaaaaaaaacttaAATATTTTAAGATAATATAGCTATTTGAGattataataaaatatattatagcCTTAGTATAATAAAgttatatatttatatatataattataaaataagGCCAATTTTAGCTATGTGTCGGGACTTTTGCCGACCCACTGTTATAAAAGCTGCGGGTAGCTGTGCGCTAAAACTCAGTGAGCCGTTGCCTGTTCTTCTCACTGTCAAGGGTATTCAGTTGCCCCGCCCTCAGACTTTGCCCCTACGGCTTTCTCCGACAGAGCATTACTACAGTGACAAAACAGTCTCCAGCAAAGCAGACAGCGCTGACAACCTTGGCTCATAACCAAGTCCCGATACCAAGATCACAACTCTTCGCAATATGGCATCGACATTAGAGCATCTTACTCCTGAAACACCTACGGCAGCAATGGACCATagagaagctcttcaaagCACAGGAGAAAGGCGAGTCGAAAAGTCCGATCATACCTCATATACTGACCTGATTGACTTCCCAGTAATGAGCACTCAgatctcaaagccaaagaagatggcataGCATTCTGGACGAAGCACACCAAACCGGTTCTGGCATCCCTTCTCAAATCAGTCGGAGACTACACCCCCGAACAGCAAGATGCTCatctcgagttccttgacaaCTATATCATCCCGACCATGGGACATGCGCCTGAAAAGGACCGCGCAAGATCACTCCTGACCCCAAATGGCTCACCATTCGAAACCAGTCTCAACAATAGTGACAGCGGCAAGTCATACGTCCGTTTCTGCTACGAACCAGTGTTTCCAGGCTCAGATGGCGTCACTGAAGATCCCATTCTAATAATCGCCGAGAAGACTGGTGCTGATCTCCGTTGGTTCAATCAGTTTGCCGCCGAATTCTATCCATCCGGGGAAGATGCTGTGATTTTAGCggagaagatgccaaaggaCACTATTCGTATACCTAAAGTGTTTCTGGCCTTTGATCTCAAGGAGGACAATCAGACTATGAAGGCGTATTTCTACCCTGTTATCAAGTGGATGACAGCAAAGAAAAACTCGGATAGCGCTGGGTTTGACCTCATCCGACGACTTGATCCCCTTGGTCCATCGTTCGGGCCAGCTATCGACATGATCGAGAAGTACCAGACCAAGTTGTACCAAGATCCACCGCTCACTGTGGTTATCGGTATTGACTGCATAAGTCCCGAAGAAGGTGCTCGAGTCAAGATCTACATCGAACCCCAATCCAACACCTGGGAAGCAGTTGTACAGCACGTCACCTTGGGAggccaagtcaaagacaaaacaACAATGGAAGGTCTAGCGGTTCTTCGCGATATGTGGCATATACTCATAAACGAGCCAGAAGATAAAGAATTTGATGAGAAGTTCTCAAAGAAAATATTAGAAGACAAACCTGACGTTAGCGGAGCGTGCTTCAGCTGGGAACTCAAGCCTGGCCAGGACGTCCCTGAGGTCAAGATTTATGTCCCTTTGAATCAATATTTCAAGAACGACAAGGATGCTGCAGAAGCCATGGAGAAGGTCTTTCGGAAGAGAGGGTGGACTTGGGGCATAGAGGGCACATATAAGAAGATTGTGTCGGATGCATAGTAAGTTCCTACTGACCAAGACGGCCATGATACTAACAACCTTAGTGGGagcgatgttgtcgatgatacGGTTGAGACACCTACTGAGCATACCTTTGTATCATTCAACTTCTCGCAGAAGAAGGGGGTGTACATGACAACATACGTCGCACCATTTGTGAGGTTTTCTTAAATCAGGCGTTGCGCTTGTGGAGAACCGTACTTAGTAACAAATAATCGGAATTAATGTCTTGCAATATGGTATTAAAATTACAATTCTGAGAAGTCCCTGTCATACGATATATGGCTAGCCTACTAAGCAGAATCCCCTGGACTCTTCGTCCTGTTCTCAGTCTCTACAACCTCTGTATCAGGTGTAATGGGAGCGTCGATCTGGGAAGTAAACTTCTCTGTAGGATCGCGTAGAAAGAAAGCGGCTAAGATGAATGATTAGCAATCAAATCCCCCATGAGGTTCCCTTGTCATTTTCATCCACTCACCGATGCTGGCGACGAGACATAAACTCGCAGTGGTCAGCCAGACACCACGAAAGCTTACGCGGTAAGCTTCCAGAAGACCATAAACGCCAGCGCGAATTATTTCTGGAGAAATGCCGTTGATATGCTTGAGAGCCACTGTATCGTTATGGGCAAGGGCTGGTATGAGTTGAGGCAGCTCCCTTTCGGGGAAGCCAAGTGGCAAGACGGCATGAGATATCTTAGGCCCCAAGTTGGATGAAAGCCCATTagagaagatggcgttgaagataGCCAAACCAATAGACCCCCCCAAGCTTCTGATAGATATCATAAGACCAGATGTAATCGCGATCAATTCTCGAGGTGTTGCAAAATGAGCTACTGTAATCAGCGCTGGCATGCAAACACCCAGTCCGAGACCGAGAGTTATGGGGTATATCCAGATGAGGGCTTGAGGTGTCGACTTGGAGACAGTAGCCATCAGGACCATGAACAGGATTTTGAAGCCAAAGGCCAGTATAATGGGGAAACGTAAGGCCTTACTCATAGAACACCATATACCACTCACGATGGCAGAAATGCCCAGAGCGATGAAGGCCATACTGTACTGGGCGCCGATGACAAGATTATCAGTTGCGAAGAGGACACTGACTTCAAAGGCGAAATAGTTGTTGCCACAGTGGAATGCCATGCCCTCAGCAAAGATGCAACCCAAAGCGAGTGCAAAGTTTCGATCGCGAAagagacgatgatgaaacatGCCATTCTTTTTGATCAATGTCTCATAGACGATAAGGGTAACCCCCGAAAGTACGCCGATGAGGAAAGTGGCCAGCACATGGGCATCAGTCCATGAATATAGGTTCCCGCTCCAAGCCAGAGACATGCAAAAAAGGACGAGCGCAGGAGTCAAGAAGCCGTACCCAACCCAGTCCAAGTAACGCATTTTCTCTGCTACGCTGAGGACGATTTCTAAAGCTCTCGAGGGCGGGTTGTAGAACAACTGACATGCGACTGTCGCGACTGCATATATGCCAGCGACCATGTACCAGTAGGCTCGGAAGCCATCGTGGTGCTCATGTCTAGTCAACACCCCGCCGATCAAAAGACCGACAATTGCTCCCAAGGAAGCAGCAACATTGATACTTCCCTGTGCCCAAGGACGATACTTGCGAGCGACGACCTCGGAGGAAATGGCGTGAAGGAGCGGTTGTGCACCAAACGAAATGCCTGATACGGCGAAGCCAGCGATGACCGTGCCGGAAGACGAAGCTTGAGCGATAATGAGAGAGCCAATAAAGCCGCAGCTCGTTAAGAAAATGAGTATCCTCTTACGACCCCAGAGATCGGCGGCTTGTGAAGCAGGGATGCCGAGAAGAGCTGTCAAGATTGCGATGACTTCACTGTACCAGACTGAGTCATTGGaaccaccaacaacggcGGAGATGTCTCTGGTCAAGGCCCCAGATCCAACGACATTGGCAACTTGGACGAAATAGACAAGGTTGATCGACTGGACGTAGCTTGTCAGAGCAGAATTGTTGGAAGGATGAAGTCGTACTTACAAGTAACAACAGCAGACTCTTCATAGACACATTATTGTTCCCCTTAGCTTCACCAGCCCTTTCGCTGTACTCGCACGAAGATCTATCAGACATGTTTAAAGAGCGTATAGGTCAAAATGAATGTCGTGGAGGAAATCTAGCCCAAGAATATTTCTGGAAATCTGTGTTGGTAGTTATAAGCCATGAAGACACGGCACGCAGGGTCCTGCGCATTGACGTCGTATTTCCGTGTTGAACCTTATTTTGGCGCATTAATCCTtagcttcatgatgttgatgtttcGAACAGAAAAGGTCATGGCGCAAACTTGCCTATTGCGTTATGCCTTCTAGCATGGGCGGGCGTAATCTTCGTGCGATAAGCAACGCGCTTTGACAGTCATACTTGGAGGGTTGTCTCGGTTTGAATTGACTAGCTTTAATTCTCTTTTGTTGATGCAGTTACGATACAGGCCATGTTTACTCAATCATAAAAGAGGGAGATTGTTTTGGTCTTAATCGATCAGTCGCATTTCtcaatgtcatcatcaacaatcgGGATTTATCTGGACATCAAGGGCATGAAAAACATTGATTAGAAAGGTGCTTGGACTCAATTCGAGCTATCGCGTGCTATCAACACTTTTTACTGGCTTCCTTTGAAAATCTTGGAAAAGTCATGCTCATTCCAGTACATGGTGGGCTTCAAACCAGCCAACTTCCATTCCCCATCGATCTTTGCATAAGTATGTCGCATAACAGCATGGCAGTGCCCCTTGGCCTCAactgtcttcttgtcgggTCCTGTGTATCGCTGGTGAGCAGCACGGAGCTGATGAGTACCGATTATGCGGCCATCGGAGAGAGCTTCATATTTGGAAGCTCCGATGAAATGTTGGCTGACAACAAGAGGGTCACCAACAAATCCAGGGTCTGAGACCATGGCGACAAAGTCTTTGTCCGGCATGGCATCCCACTTCTCACCGGTCACTGCGGTATAATCAACCTTGAGGACATTCTATTAGCGGGGACAATGGCCAAGTGTTTTCTTCGGGAACTCATACAACTAGTTCCGGGGCGACGATGCTGGCCAAGCGATCCCAGTCCTGCGAATCAGTCAGATGAGTCTGGTCTTGCCCATAGTATGACTCTACAAACCTTTGCGTCAAGGCTGTCTCCCCAGTCGAAAGTGATTGCAGCAACTTGAAGAGCAtctattttattattaacGTTTGCTCGGAACTAAAGGTAACCGATGGTTTGGAGGTCACTAACCGGCGGGATCAACTCTTGAAGCAACCATGGCGCCGGTGTATGAGGATTGATTGACAAAATATATGGAGCGTATGGTTAATGTTTCTAGATATGAAGCGGGATTAACGAACTTGATCGATTTAAGGACAAATCTGGGGAATTATTAGAAGTCAAGGAGAGAAGCAATCGTTCTTATGAAGTACGGAACTTCCGATCTCGTTCCGTCCGTATCCCGATAGCGGATCTCCCCCGCCGCTAACTAAAGTTGGTCAAGTCTGCCGATCGACCTCGAGTGCCAGGGCAAGGGGAAAATAACTCTGACCCGGCTTCGATATGCAGCAAGAACTGCCGAGAACCTTGATACCAGCCCGGCAGGTCCGGCAGTGTCAGAGCGGAGAAGTACTATCAGGATAAGTATTTCTAACTCAGAAACACCTTATATGAAACGGTCTTTACCTGCAATGCATTACTCTATTCCATCTGTATCCTCTAGAAAACCTTGGATCAAATCAACTCACCTTGGAATATACCAGAATGGCAGCAACTATTCACCTACCTGCCGTCAAACTCCAGAAAATCCAGGAACGATTCCCGGATGCCATCATATCAAAGATCACCTCAGCACCTGACCATCCCCGGTTCAATTACGACGGCTTCAAACCGGGCCGTCGAGTTCTAGAAGCAGGCCATGTTCGCTATCCGGGTCGCAGGCCATTCGGTGTACCAACTGTATATGAGCGAGACCAAGATATTACGGTTCGCGATGGCGCTCGTCTATACGCAGACATCTTCCGCCCCGAAACGTCTGATACACAGCCTGTTCCATGTATCCTTCCGTGGAGCCCATACGGTAAAACTGGTACGGGACCTCAGAACTACGACTTCATGGCCCCTTATCGAGCTGGAATCGCGCTTGATCGCACATCAGGCTATGAAAAGTTCGAGGCTCCGGATCCTTCCGAGTGGGCTGAGCGTGGCTACGCTGTTTTGAACATTGATGCTCGTGGTGCTGGACATAGTGAAGGAGTCATTGCACGATGGGGCattcaagaagcagaggaCGTTTATGACGTCATCGAGTGGCTGTCTAAACAGCCTTGGTGCAATGGCTCCGTCGTGATGGCAGGGAATTCCTGGTTGGCTATATCGCAGATTAACTTTGTTTCCAGAATGCACCATCCTGCATTGAAGGCGATTGCACCCTGGGAAGGTTATACAGATCTGTATCGCCACTATGTTGCCAGGGGTGGACGTCCCCATATTCCTGGCTTCCACCGGATGATCTCAAACGGGCTTGCGGGGCCTGAAGGTGCTGAGAACGTTGTCGCCATGCTTGAGAAACATCCGCTGTACGACGACTACTGGGAGGCCAAGAGAATTCCTGTTGAGAACATCGACAATATTCCTATGTATGTTGTTGCTTCATACTCAAGCATGCTGCATACATATGGCTCGTTCCAGACTTTtcgacaagccaagacaGAAAAAAAGTGGCTTCGTGTCCATCCGTATCAAGAATGTAGGTAAAACTGGTTTCTTAGTCCTTCTCATGCCAATCTGTGTAGTAGTAGCATATACTCATGGCTGAACGTCACTGATCTGTTGATTGATAAGGGTATGACATGTATCGACCATCCGTCTCGGATGAACTTCAGCAGTTTTTCGACTTCTATTGCAAGCCTGATATTGTCAAAGGCACAAACTGGGAATCCTCAACCCCTCGGGTCCGGCTTTCACTGCTTGGCTTTGAGGCAGACGGGAGTTCCGCCACGACTGTTATCGAGAGGCCTGAGGAGAGTTACCTGCTTGCAAGACAAAGGCTACGAACTCTATACCTTGACGgggaaaaagcaaaactAGTAGATTCAACACCAGATCAGGAATCCATAAAGTCGTATGAAGGAAAGAGTTTGACTGATAGATTGGTGAGTCTTTATTGCCTTGGGAGCATACGGGTGACTGACGAACTGTTAGACCTTTACAGCGACATTTGATGTCGCAACTGAGCTGGCTGGCTACCCAAAGGCAGTGTTATACATGTCATGCCCCGACCATGACGATTTCGATGTTGTTGTGCAGGTTCGCAAGATCGATAGCAACGGCCGGCAGCTCTCACATCTCAACTACCCTTGTCCTGTTCCAATTGACGAGGTACCCGATGT
Protein-coding regions in this window:
- a CDS encoding scytalone dehydratase produces the protein MVASRVDPADALQVAAITFDWGDSLDAKDWDRLASIVAPELVVDYTAVTGEKWDAMPDKDFVAMVSDPGFVGDPLVVSQHFIGASKYEALSDGRIIGTHQLRAAHQRYTGPDKKTVEAKGHCHAVMRHTYAKIDGEWKLAGLKPTMYWNEHDFSKIFKGSQ
- a CDS encoding hypothetical protein (At least one base has a quality score < 10), whose translation is MAVDLATTVQAFLPRIVVYTIIGTTAAWLLHLMQPAFQAALSKDYQKFNWAGDKKGVATFMKASYEVALKSREYFKETHRKILEAGHGGIQLVPIPHCSTGFMLMVPKQLLNEYVKQPENDISLKRYTLQALVPDYTTLGPHIVIHPVYRNVVHKELYQKVADKMPMVNEEMKAALDDNVASKLDSNGVVQINMWDTASAILSRSANRIISGQPLCDNKEYRDATAEYAATFFASALYARFIPPFLRPLLLPYMCRPLMRCIETAAKHATPVLKERMAIIDAAEEKDIEPDLPRPSEYEPMVIVARMMVLNFVQSYTNLVTMTNLVYDLISLPAGDYEAMISDLRAEISQEMAKGDAFSHEFFQRLTLMDSLIRESIRYNPIGETGIERAVGKQGGFTFSNGIHVPQGAILAAPIKAYQRDERMYPGGFNPRRSMEDPEHPKMTDISPDFLNFGLGRGACPGRFFTSNLLKLTLTHLLMDYDFERLDKRPENVRKVTIDEPCGRFLITLKKRNHA